In Penaeus chinensis breed Huanghai No. 1 chromosome 11, ASM1920278v2, whole genome shotgun sequence, a genomic segment contains:
- the LOC125030785 gene encoding uncharacterized protein LOC125030785, with protein sequence MSNSAGEMAKRDVQPCDMERGVPQSQVYDVPRVDHASFDMSRYVSQPSDMSRIPYQSFDMSKSAHQTYDIPRNVGHSYDMNRAPAFDMTRNIPQAFEMSRGAHQSFDMSRGVTQQFDMSRGVNQSFDMQRGANHNYEMPRGPQGYEMPRGAQAFEMPRGTTQPYEMTRAVQQPMEMGRAGMGAGHPYEYSKEYHPCPEVQHSGPLKNNHQSLHDAQQEMEVPMEMPKTAPQSTAKSKGGQKASNHPFEFAKGYAQQLEVAKKAAQTAIQAKLEAKKAEKAKQEAEQAERAKREAEEAENARRQAEEEEKSKAVAQPSEILKLYAQQLEMVKKVSQSSEIAKMYARQLETARTTSKTREKSSKGSSYSSGRVRRERGKARTPDKNNGSYNSGSIERERKSSSCKTAPEKPEGMETDTSDEKQSEEADGDPPPFEMAKYLAQLSRMKKGGDPPPEMAKEDSLESEDGQSDSQQDDARPSHKSPSPTDASKSTGLPFPFELMKNLGLPLGVGLPGVGSARTKRDRQELTIANKAKLIEQVESRGAKKKADIAREWGLRPSTLSTIMKNKDRILTQYKSQRYAAGRRRMRTAAYPDVEEALLTWFRYARAASIPITGPILQGMGVTLAQELGHPEFSCSVGWLDRFKARHGLTFNPKNSQDSGAGTFNEPEDRVPSPVPAVPEEEDSRPENPDSWHLPAMPAVGTTSTVSGEGASDSWLPSNAVSTPNATSATESLDQLNKWFPSTLSDEREEDEEMGEEVDEDTADAWLRATIPALLREYKPRDIFSASEAALFYNLLPDRSLVLKGEEGHKWTWMKERLTLMVAANMDGSEKLPLQVIGQMKDPKSIYEIETLPMPYEANESAMMTSAIFEVWVRRLEERYRRQNRNIIIILDSCSAHPNINNLTNVKLTFLPQDTTSRLQPVEQGVIQKIKASYRRFVLERLIDYNERGQEYEITILEAMELLQDAWKDIKPDFIINCFKRAGIEPPRNNENAKIFSGEDEQILLERARSAGLDIPTEITFESYLNVDSQVQTTIEQGEESPPPNTQLEEDPAESGASLGATLPTEAMQAVATLRKFVQEQGGADLFLGSLADLEAWVAKHVVKPEVSFVSD encoded by the coding sequence ATGTCGAATTCTGCGGGTGAAATGGCGAAGAGGGATGTTCAGCCTTGTGACATGGAGAGGGGTGTTCCTCAGTCACAAGTGTACGATGTGCCGCGCGTCGATCACGCTTCTTTCGACATGTCGAGATATGTCTCTCAGCCCTCGGACATGTCTCGCATCCCTTATCAGTCATTCGACATGTCAAAAAGTGCCCATCAGACATATGACATTCCCAGGAACGTGGGGCACTCCTACGACATGAACAGAGCCCCGGCGTTCGACATGACCCGAAATATCCCACAGGCCTTCGAGATGTCGAGAGGCGCCCACCAGTCCTTTGACATGAGTAGGGGTGTAACCCAGCAGTTCGACATGTCAAGGGGCGTAAACCAGTCGTTCGACATGCAAAGAGGTGCCAACCACAATTACGAGATGCCAAGAGGACCTCAGGGCTACGAAATGCCAAGAGGGGCGCAGGCCTTCGAGATGCCCCGAGGAACGACCCAGCCTTACGAGATGACGAGGGCGGTGCAGCAGCCGATGGAGATGGGACGAGCAGGCATGGGCGCGGGGCATCCCTACGAGTACAGCAAGGAATATCACCCATGCCCCGAAGTCCAGCATAGCGGGCCTCTCAAAAATAACCACCAGTCTTTGCACGATGCCCAGCAAGAGATGGAAGTGCCCATGGAAATGCCCAAAACGGCTCCACAGTCCACAGCCAAATCGAAAGGCGGCCAGAAGGCGAGCAATCACCCCTTCGAATTTGCAAAGGGTTACGCGCAGCAGCTGGAAGTAGCCAAGAAGGCCGCTCAGACGGCGATCCAGGCGAAGCTGGAGGCGAAGAAGGCCGAGAAGGCAAAGCAAGAAGCAGAGCAGGCCGAGAGGGCGAAGCGAGAGGCCGAAGAAGCTGAGAATGCGAGACGCCAagctgaggaggaagagaaatcgaAAGCTGTCGCCCAGCCGTCGGAAATCCTGAAGCTCTATGCGCAGCAGCTGGAGATGGTGAAGAAGGTGTCGCAGTCGTCCGAAATTGCGAAGATGTACGCGAGGCAGCTGGAAACGGCGAGAACCACCTCCAAAACCAGAGAGAAAAGTAGCAAAGGTTCCTCGTACTCTTCGGGAAGagttcggagagagagagggaaggcgcgGACGCCAGACAAGAATAATGGTTCCTACAATTCaggatcgatagagagagagagaaaatcgtcgTCGTGCAAAACCGCGCCTGAGAAGCCAGAGGGTATGGAGACAGATACGAGCGACGAGAAGCAGTCAGAGGAAGCTGATGGCGACCCTCCGCCGTTCGAGATGGCCAAGTACCTCGCGCAGCTGTcgagaatgaagaaaggaggggatcCGCCGCCAGAAATGGCCAAGGAGGACTCACTCGAAAGCGAAGACGGGCAGAGCGACTCGCAGCAGGACGATGCGAGGCCGAGTCACAAGTCCCCCTCTCCGACGGACGCGTCAAAGTCCACGGGGCTTCCATTCCCGTTTGAGTTAATGAAGAACCTGGGGCTTCCTCTCGGGGTCGGGTTGCCAGGGGTGGGCAGCGCGAGAACGAAACGCGATCGACAGGAGTTAACTATAGCCAATAAAGCCAAGCTGATTGAGCAGGTGGAATCCCGAGGCGCCAAAAAGAAAGCGGATATTGCGCGAGAGTGGGGTCTGAGGCCCTCGACGCTCTCcacgataatgaaaaataaagacagaatccTAACACAGTACAAATCTCAGAGGTACGCCGCAGGAAGGCGGCGAATGCGGACTGCTGCCTATCCCGACGTCGAAGAGGCTCTGCTCACGTGGTTCAGGTACGCCAGGGCTGCGAGCATCCCGATTACAGGACCCATTTTGCAAGGGATGGGAGTCACGCTGGCGCAGGAACTAGGCCACCCGGAGTTCTCTTGTAGTGTAGGGTGGTTGGATCGCTTCAAGGCGCGTCACGGACTGACATTTAATCCCAAGAACAGCCAGGATTCCGGAGCAGGGACGTTCAATGAACCAGAAGACAGAGTGCCAAGTCCAGTGCCAGCAGTGCCCGAAGAAGAGGATTCTAGACCCGAGAACCCGGACTCGTGGCACCTTCCTGCGATGCCAGCTGTTGGCACCACCAGCACGGTGTCCGGAGAGGGTGCCTCAGATTCGTGGCTTCCATCAAATGCCGTTTCAACCCCTAATGCTACCTCAGCAACAGAATCACTGGATCAGCTTAACAAGTGGTTTCCATCAACGCTTTCCGATGAgcgagaagaagacgaggagatggGCGAAGAGGTCGACGAAGACACCGCGGACGCCTGGCTGCGGGCGACGATACCTGCGCTGCTGAGAGAGTACAAACCCCGCGACATCTTCAGCGCCAGCGAGGCGGCCCTCTTCTACAACCTCCTGCCCGACAGATCCCTGGTGCTGAAGGGCGAGGAGGGCCACAAATGGACGTGGATGAAGGAGAGGCTGACGCTGATGGTGGCGGCGAACATGGACGGCAGCGAAAAGCTTCCACTCCAGGTGATTGGCCAGATGAAGGATCCCAAATCAATATACGAGATCGAAACCCTTCCGATGCCGTACGAGGCGAACGAGTCGGCCATGATGACTTCCGCCATTTTCGAAGTCTGGGTGAGGCGACTCGAGGAGAGGTATCGAAGACAAAAtagaaatattatcataatactcgATTCCTGTTCCGCGCATCCGAATATAAACAATCTTACGAACGTTAAACTTACTTTCCTTCCGCAAGACACCACGTCGAGATTGCAGCCCGTCGAGCAAGGGGTTATACAAAAAATTAAAGCTTCATACCGTCGCTTCGTTCTCGAGAGACTTATCGACTATAACGAAAGAGGACAGGAGTACGAAATTACGATCTTAGAAGCAATGGAACTCTTACAGGATGCGTGGAAGGACATCAAACCGGACTTCATCATCAACTGCTTCAAACGGGCAGGCATAGAACCTCCGAGGAACAACGAAAACGCCAAAATCTTTTCGGGAGAGGACGAACAAATCCTGCTGGAGCGAGCGAGGAGCGCCGGCCTCGACATCCCGACGGAGATCACCTTCGAGTCCTACCTCAACGTGGACAGTCAAGTCCAGACGACCATCGAACAGGGCGAGGAATCTCCGCCTCCAAATACTCAGCTCGAGGAGGACCCTGCCGAGAGTGGGGCCAGTCTAGGAGCCACTCTCCCGACGGAGGCCATGCAGGCGGTGGCCACGCTGCGGAAGTTCGTGCAGGAGCAGGGCGGGGCGGACCTGTTCCTCGGCTCCTTGGCTGACCTGGAGGCGTGGGTGGCCAAGCACGTTGTCAAGCCGGAAGTGTCATTTGTgtcagactaa